A genomic window from Micromonospora sp. WMMA1947 includes:
- a CDS encoding DUF808 domain-containing protein, which translates to MAGGLVALLDDVAVLARAAAASIDDIGAAAAKAGAKAAGVVVDDAAVTPQYVRSLAAERELPIIKRIALGSLRNKFFIILPAVLLLSQFVPWLLTPILMLGGAYLCYEGAEKVWAKIAHHDSHGAGDEKVQDETKLVSGAVRTDLILSAEIMVIALNEVIDEAFWSRLVILAVVAVVITVLVYGVVGLIVKMDDAGLRLSQRSGAVATFGRGLVRAMPVVLTVLTVVGTAAMLWVGGHILLLGTNELNLPFLYEAVHHVEVAAHDATGVLGGLVGWLVNTVASAILGLIVGALVVLVMTLTLHRRKSKAAPATTRTDGTIPVPSSRAAERRDVPADRAPRG; encoded by the coding sequence TTGGCCGGTGGACTCGTAGCCCTGTTGGATGACGTGGCGGTGCTGGCCCGAGCCGCTGCCGCGTCGATCGATGACATCGGGGCGGCCGCCGCGAAGGCCGGCGCCAAGGCTGCGGGCGTCGTCGTCGACGATGCTGCCGTCACGCCGCAGTACGTGCGGAGCCTGGCGGCCGAGCGCGAGTTGCCGATCATCAAGCGCATTGCCCTGGGGTCGCTGCGCAACAAGTTCTTCATCATCCTGCCGGCGGTGCTGCTGCTCAGTCAGTTCGTGCCCTGGCTGCTCACTCCGATCCTCATGCTCGGCGGCGCCTACCTCTGTTACGAAGGCGCGGAGAAGGTGTGGGCCAAGATCGCCCATCACGATTCCCACGGCGCGGGCGATGAAAAGGTGCAGGACGAGACGAAACTGGTGTCCGGGGCGGTACGAACCGACCTGATCCTCTCGGCGGAGATCATGGTCATCGCCCTCAACGAGGTGATCGATGAGGCGTTCTGGTCCCGCCTGGTGATCCTGGCTGTCGTCGCCGTCGTCATCACCGTCCTGGTGTACGGCGTGGTGGGCCTGATCGTGAAGATGGACGACGCCGGGCTGCGTCTGTCGCAACGTTCCGGTGCCGTCGCCACGTTCGGCCGCGGTCTGGTGAGGGCGATGCCGGTAGTCCTCACCGTGCTGACGGTAGTCGGCACTGCGGCGATGCTGTGGGTGGGCGGGCACATCCTGCTGCTCGGCACGAACGAGCTGAACCTGCCCTTCCTGTACGAGGCCGTGCACCACGTGGAGGTCGCCGCCCACGACGCCACGGGTGTTCTCGGCGGGCTCGTCGGCTGGCTCGTCAACACGGTGGCCAGCGCGATCCTCGGGCTGATCGTCGGAGCGCTGGTCGTGCTGGTCATGACTCTCACGCTCCACCGCCGCAAATCCAAGGCTGCGCCGGCCACGACTCGTACTGACGGCACCATCCCCGTGCCGTCGAGCCGTGCAGCTGAGCGTCGCGACGTTCCTGCGGACCGGGCGCCGCGCGGTTGA
- a CDS encoding acyl-CoA dehydrogenase family protein, translated as MDFALSDTERAIRDTARDFITREVMPLEQELLRRERAHRPGLEHSELRELQLKARKFGFWGLATPEEYGGMDLPAVTQSLIWTELGRSFVPFRFGGEADNILFHANDEQKREYLVPTIEGERRSCFAITEPGAGSDAANIKLSARRDGDDWILNGEKTFITGGHDADFAIVIAVTDREKGARHGGATAFLVDRSMGWRSEFIQTMGEGGPASLVFDDVRVPGRNILGEPGQGFSLGMEWIGKGRYIIPSHAVGIAERALSMAIDNANTRETFGAKIGTNQAIQWMIADSETELEAARWLILRAAWTVEQGMDPRHASSMAKLYGAGMVNRVVDRVLQIHGGMGYTRELPIERWYRQVRLYRIFEGTDEMQRLIISRDLLRGYTKLGGHLA; from the coding sequence ATGGACTTCGCGCTTTCCGACACCGAGCGGGCGATCCGCGACACCGCCCGCGATTTCATCACCAGGGAGGTCATGCCGCTGGAGCAGGAGCTGCTGCGGCGGGAACGGGCGCACCGGCCCGGACTGGAACACAGCGAGCTGCGCGAGTTGCAGCTCAAGGCGCGCAAGTTCGGGTTCTGGGGGCTGGCCACGCCGGAGGAGTACGGCGGCATGGACCTGCCGGCCGTCACCCAGTCCCTGATCTGGACCGAACTCGGTCGCTCGTTCGTGCCGTTCCGGTTCGGCGGCGAGGCGGACAACATCCTGTTCCACGCCAATGACGAGCAGAAGCGTGAGTACCTGGTCCCGACCATCGAGGGGGAGCGGCGCAGCTGCTTCGCGATCACCGAGCCCGGCGCCGGCTCCGACGCGGCCAACATCAAGCTCAGCGCCCGCCGCGACGGCGACGACTGGATCCTCAACGGCGAGAAGACCTTCATCACCGGCGGTCACGACGCCGACTTCGCCATCGTGATCGCGGTGACCGACCGGGAGAAGGGGGCCCGCCACGGCGGCGCCACCGCGTTCCTGGTGGACCGGTCGATGGGCTGGCGCTCGGAGTTCATCCAGACGATGGGCGAGGGTGGGCCCGCCTCGCTGGTCTTCGACGACGTCCGGGTGCCCGGGCGCAACATCCTCGGCGAGCCCGGGCAGGGCTTCAGCCTCGGCATGGAGTGGATCGGCAAGGGCCGCTACATCATCCCGTCGCACGCCGTCGGCATCGCCGAGCGGGCGTTGTCGATGGCCATCGACAACGCCAACACGCGCGAGACGTTCGGCGCGAAGATCGGCACCAACCAGGCCATCCAGTGGATGATCGCCGACTCGGAGACCGAGCTGGAGGCGGCCCGCTGGCTCATCCTGCGCGCCGCCTGGACCGTCGAGCAGGGCATGGACCCGCGGCACGCCTCCTCGATGGCGAAGCTTTACGGCGCGGGCATGGTCAATCGGGTGGTCGACCGCGTCCTGCAGATCCACGGCGGCATGGGCTACACCCGGGAGCTGCCGATCGAACGCTGGTACCGGCAGGTCCGGCTCTACCGGATCTTCGAGGGCACCGACGAGATGCAGCGACTGATCATCTCCCGCGACCTGCTGCGCGGCTACACGAAGCTGGGAGGGCACCTGGCATGA
- a CDS encoding sensor histidine kinase, producing the protein MSMTRDAGADERPNFGTHESAVAEDANRPRLAWKKEQLRVWDLLHLSTPWLLLAVSTTTYFLWVLPASGERFRLSVLGLVAAAALWVLFGHTLPIRKRTLRPVPAGIFFAGLLALCVALMTYSEIFLVFTIAGFFHAYLLRPWPLGVLGVLATSVALNGAAMRVWAGATPATLAEFILIVAVQTAAIGVGIVLTARSEPEERKREELVERLEAALHENAGLHAQLVAQARESGAHDERQRLAREIHDTLAQGLAGIITQLQAASAKVPGETEEHVARALRLARSSLTEARRSVQALAPQELGRAHLPDALRTLTERWSEDHGIGARLEVTGTREPLIPAIEVSLFRAAQESLTNVAKHAEASRVGVTLSYTGTEVLLDVRDDGRGFVTGASTGFGLTSMRQRIRGVGGHVEVQSAPGEGTAVSARVPAIAPARTRTEGQTGR; encoded by the coding sequence ATGTCGATGACGCGGGATGCCGGGGCCGATGAGCGGCCGAACTTCGGGACGCACGAATCCGCCGTCGCGGAGGATGCGAATCGGCCCCGGCTGGCGTGGAAGAAGGAGCAGCTCCGGGTCTGGGACCTCCTGCATCTGAGCACACCGTGGCTGCTGCTCGCGGTCTCGACGACTACCTATTTCTTGTGGGTGCTCCCGGCCTCCGGCGAGCGCTTCCGACTCTCCGTCCTCGGGCTCGTCGCGGCCGCCGCGCTGTGGGTGCTGTTCGGCCACACGCTGCCCATCCGGAAGAGGACGCTCCGGCCCGTGCCGGCGGGCATCTTCTTCGCCGGACTGCTGGCGCTTTGCGTCGCCCTCATGACGTACTCCGAGATCTTCCTCGTCTTCACCATCGCGGGCTTCTTCCACGCCTACCTGCTCCGGCCGTGGCCCCTGGGAGTGCTCGGCGTCCTGGCCACTTCCGTGGCCCTCAACGGCGCGGCGATGCGCGTGTGGGCCGGCGCAACCCCGGCCACGCTCGCGGAGTTCATCCTGATCGTCGCCGTGCAGACCGCGGCGATCGGGGTGGGCATCGTGCTGACGGCGCGCAGCGAACCGGAGGAACGCAAGCGGGAGGAGCTCGTCGAGCGGCTCGAGGCGGCGCTGCACGAGAACGCCGGGCTGCACGCGCAACTGGTCGCCCAGGCCCGGGAATCCGGGGCGCACGACGAGCGGCAGCGACTGGCCAGGGAGATCCACGACACGCTGGCGCAGGGCCTCGCCGGCATCATCACCCAGCTCCAGGCGGCCTCCGCGAAGGTGCCGGGCGAAACGGAGGAGCACGTCGCGCGGGCGCTGCGGCTCGCGCGCAGCAGCCTGACCGAGGCCCGGCGGTCCGTGCAGGCGCTCGCTCCGCAGGAGCTCGGGCGGGCGCATCTCCCCGACGCGCTGCGCACGTTGACCGAGCGATGGTCGGAGGACCACGGGATCGGCGCGCGGCTGGAGGTCACCGGCACCCGGGAGCCGCTGATCCCTGCCATCGAGGTGTCGCTCTTCCGAGCCGCCCAGGAGTCGCTGACCAACGTGGCCAAGCATGCGGAGGCCTCTCGCGTCGGCGTCACGCTGTCGTACACAGGCACCGAGGTGCTGTTGGACGTGCGCGATGATGGACGCGGGTTCGTGACCGGGGCCAGCACCGGCTTCGGCCTGACGAGCATGCGTCAGCGCATCAGAGGCGTCGGGGGCCACGTCGAGGTGCAGAGCGCGCCGGGCGAAGGGACAGCCGTCAGCGCGCGCGTTCCGGCGATCGCTCCCGCGCGCACGAGAACAGAGGGGCAGACCGGCCGATGA
- a CDS encoding acyl-CoA dehydrogenase family protein has product MDLQLSAEQAAVRQLAAEFVDREVVPHAAAWDRRESVDPEIVDKLGRLGFLGLTIPEEDGGSGGDHLSYCLVLEELGRGDSAVRGIVSVSLGLVAKAIAAYGSAAQRAEWLPRLCAGTALGCFALTEPDSGSDAAALTTRATRDGGDWLITGAKTFITNGTVADVVLLFARTGGPGHRGISAFLVPANVAGLTRRKIHGKLGLRGQATGELRFDAVRVPDSARLGPAGGGFRLALATLAKGRMSVAAGCVGIAQGCLDAAVGYAGQRTQFGKPIAGHQLVQQLLAAIAVDTAAARLLVWRVADLVDRGEAFATEASMAKLFASEAAVRAANNAVQVFGGYGYIDEYPVGKYLRDARVATLYEGTSQIQQLLIGRALTGVNAF; this is encoded by the coding sequence ATGGACCTTCAGCTCTCCGCGGAGCAGGCGGCGGTTCGTCAGCTCGCCGCCGAGTTCGTCGACCGTGAGGTGGTTCCGCACGCCGCGGCCTGGGATCGGCGCGAGTCGGTCGACCCGGAGATCGTGGACAAGCTCGGCCGGCTGGGCTTCCTCGGGCTGACCATCCCCGAGGAAGACGGCGGGTCCGGCGGCGACCACCTCTCCTACTGCCTGGTGCTGGAGGAGCTCGGCCGGGGCGACTCCGCCGTCCGGGGCATCGTCTCGGTGTCGCTCGGGCTGGTCGCCAAGGCCATCGCCGCGTACGGGTCCGCCGCGCAGCGGGCCGAGTGGCTGCCCCGGCTCTGCGCCGGCACCGCGCTCGGCTGCTTCGCCCTGACCGAACCGGACAGCGGCTCGGACGCGGCCGCGCTGACCACCCGGGCGACCCGCGACGGCGGCGACTGGCTGATCACCGGCGCGAAGACGTTCATCACCAACGGCACCGTGGCCGACGTGGTCCTGCTCTTCGCCCGCACCGGCGGACCCGGACACCGGGGCATCAGCGCGTTCCTGGTGCCCGCCAACGTCGCCGGGCTCACCCGGAGGAAGATCCACGGCAAGCTCGGGCTGCGCGGGCAGGCAACCGGTGAGCTGCGCTTCGACGCCGTCCGGGTGCCCGACTCGGCGCGCCTCGGCCCGGCCGGCGGCGGTTTCCGGCTGGCCCTGGCCACCCTGGCCAAGGGCCGGATGTCGGTGGCCGCCGGCTGCGTCGGCATCGCCCAGGGCTGCCTGGACGCGGCGGTCGGCTACGCCGGGCAGCGCACCCAGTTCGGCAAGCCGATTGCCGGGCACCAGCTGGTGCAGCAGTTGCTCGCCGCCATCGCCGTGGACACCGCCGCCGCCCGGCTGCTGGTGTGGCGGGTGGCCGACCTCGTGGACCGGGGCGAGGCGTTCGCCACCGAGGCCTCGATGGCCAAGCTCTTCGCCAGCGAGGCAGCGGTCCGGGCGGCCAACAACGCCGTCCAGGTCTTCGGCGGGTACGGCTACATCGACGAGTATCCGGTCGGCAAGTACCTGCGCGACGCCCGGGTCGCCACCCTCTACGAGGGCACCAGCCAGATCCAGCAGCTGCTCATCGGGCGCGCGCTCACCGGCGTCAACGCCTTCTAG
- a CDS encoding cytidine deaminase — MNLDQRLIDAAVDQMNRRWPAEEYGGAAAVYLEDGQILTSVCLDNLNAGVTLCHETGAICQAYTLNRRVTASVCVGREAGSSDVFVLAPCGICQERLALWGPEVQVGVADPSSPSGWTARTLLEVNPFYWGARFADGGPWPSPAVHAS, encoded by the coding sequence ATGAATCTTGATCAGCGCCTCATCGATGCAGCTGTTGACCAGATGAATCGCCGGTGGCCGGCTGAGGAGTACGGCGGGGCAGCTGCGGTCTACCTCGAGGACGGTCAGATCCTGACTAGCGTGTGCCTCGACAATCTCAACGCCGGGGTCACTCTTTGCCATGAAACCGGAGCCATCTGCCAGGCGTACACGCTGAACAGGCGGGTGACTGCTTCGGTGTGCGTGGGAAGAGAGGCTGGCAGCAGCGACGTCTTCGTACTGGCGCCGTGCGGTATCTGCCAGGAGCGCCTCGCCCTGTGGGGGCCGGAGGTTCAGGTGGGAGTTGCCGATCCGAGCAGCCCATCCGGATGGACGGCACGGACACTTCTCGAGGTCAACCCGTTCTACTGGGGGGCTCGGTTTGCCGACGGTGGCCCCTGGCCCTCTCCGGCGGTCCATGCATCCTGA
- a CDS encoding MaoC family dehydratase, whose product MRVFASIEELAEATGETLGPGPWFRIDQQRVDRFADATDDRQWIHIDPRRAAAGPFGGTIAHGYLTLSLLPALAGGLYRIEGVAMGVNYGLNRVRFPAPLRVGSAVRATATLAEVSPVDGGVQVVTAVTVESDAGGKPVCVAETVSRLVRGVAR is encoded by the coding sequence ATGAGGGTCTTCGCGTCCATCGAGGAGTTGGCCGAGGCGACCGGCGAGACCCTGGGCCCCGGCCCCTGGTTCCGGATCGACCAGCAACGGGTCGACCGGTTCGCCGACGCCACCGACGACCGCCAGTGGATCCACATCGATCCGCGACGGGCCGCGGCCGGCCCGTTCGGCGGCACCATCGCGCACGGCTACCTCACGTTGTCCCTGCTGCCGGCGCTGGCCGGTGGCCTTTACCGGATCGAGGGGGTGGCCATGGGGGTCAACTACGGGCTCAACCGGGTTCGCTTCCCGGCCCCGCTCCGGGTCGGCAGCGCGGTCCGCGCCACCGCGACCCTGGCCGAGGTGTCACCCGTGGACGGCGGCGTGCAGGTGGTCACCGCGGTCACCGTGGAGAGCGACGCCGGCGGCAAGCCGGTCTGCGTCGCCGAGACGGTCAGCCGCCTGGTGCGGGGCGTGGCCCGATGA
- a CDS encoding response regulator transcription factor, whose amino-acid sequence MIRLVIVDDHPIVRGGLRDTFADAEDIVVVGEAGDGAEGIERAELLAADVVLMDLRMPRMDGVAATAILRERAPDARVLVLTTFDSESDVLPAIEAGAIGYLLKDALPDELMRAVRAAARGESVLAPSVTQHLMGQVRRPGAGTLTDREKEVLQLVANGNSNREAATALFIGEASIKTHLQHIYDKLGVRDRASAVAEGYRRRLLT is encoded by the coding sequence ATGATCCGACTGGTAATCGTCGACGACCATCCGATCGTGCGGGGCGGTCTTCGCGACACGTTCGCGGACGCCGAGGACATCGTGGTGGTCGGCGAGGCCGGCGACGGCGCCGAGGGCATCGAACGCGCGGAGCTGCTGGCGGCGGACGTCGTACTCATGGACCTCCGGATGCCCCGGATGGACGGCGTCGCCGCGACCGCGATCCTGCGCGAGCGGGCACCGGATGCCCGGGTGCTGGTCCTGACCACGTTCGACAGCGAGAGTGACGTCCTGCCTGCGATCGAGGCGGGCGCGATCGGATACCTCCTGAAGGACGCCCTGCCCGACGAGCTGATGCGAGCCGTCCGCGCGGCTGCGCGGGGAGAGTCGGTGCTCGCGCCGTCGGTGACGCAGCACCTGATGGGACAGGTTCGCAGGCCCGGCGCAGGCACGCTGACCGATCGCGAGAAGGAGGTGTTGCAACTGGTCGCGAACGGCAATTCGAACCGAGAGGCCGCCACAGCGTTGTTCATCGGCGAGGCAAGCATCAAGACCCATCTGCAACACATCTACGACAAGCTAGGCGTACGCGACCGAGCCTCGGCGGTGGCCGAGGGCTACCGCCGCCGACTGCTGACGTGA
- a CDS encoding TetR/AcrR family transcriptional regulator, with translation MPRPRQALLSRQRIVDAAAALIDADGLEAFSTRRLAAELGVRGPSLYNHFATKDDILDAVADSVTAQVDVSFFGRLDWREALRRWGHSYRAALAAHPNIVPYLARGPGRRAAALAMADAVYGGLVAAGWPPARATHIGALMRYFVAGSALGSFARGFVEDPGLYGERYPHLTQAHRLAEHQQRVDEGAFALGLDALIHGLARIYEEHVGPLPPLPPADPGH, from the coding sequence ATGCCCCGGCCGAGGCAGGCGCTGCTCAGCCGGCAACGGATCGTCGATGCCGCCGCCGCGCTGATCGACGCGGACGGGCTGGAGGCGTTCTCCACCCGCCGGCTCGCTGCCGAACTCGGCGTACGCGGGCCCTCGCTCTACAACCACTTCGCCACCAAGGACGACATTCTCGACGCGGTGGCCGACAGCGTCACCGCCCAGGTGGACGTCTCCTTCTTCGGGCGCCTCGACTGGCGCGAGGCGCTGCGCCGGTGGGGGCACTCGTATCGGGCGGCACTGGCCGCACACCCGAACATCGTGCCGTACCTGGCCCGCGGGCCGGGCCGGCGGGCGGCGGCGCTGGCGATGGCCGACGCGGTCTACGGCGGGCTCGTCGCTGCCGGCTGGCCGCCCGCGCGCGCGACGCACATCGGCGCGCTGATGCGCTACTTCGTGGCGGGCTCCGCGCTCGGATCGTTCGCCCGTGGCTTCGTCGAGGACCCGGGGTTGTACGGGGAGCGGTACCCGCACCTGACCCAGGCGCACCGGCTCGCCGAGCATCAGCAACGGGTGGACGAGGGCGCCTTCGCGCTCGGCCTCGACGCACTCATCCATGGGCTCGCCCGCATCTACGAGGAGCACGTCGGGCCGCTACCACCCCTCCCGCCAGCCGATCCGGGGCATTAG
- the fabG gene encoding 3-oxoacyl-ACP reductase FabG — translation MTRFADRVAVVTGAGQGIGAATAHRLAAEGAAVAVVDLDEERSRAVADEITANGGRAVGIGCDVTDPAAVAAMSDRVVQAYGGLHVLVNNAGITRDDLLFKMPLPHWEAVLTTNLTSMFLCCQAAQQHMVAARYGRIVNLSSRSALGNRGQVNYAAAKAGVQGLTATLAIELGPYNVTVNAVAPGYVATAMTAATAQRVGSSPEEHQRMVAEHTPLRRVAQPTEIASVIAFLASDDASYVSGQTLYVNGGAR, via the coding sequence GTGACCAGATTCGCCGACCGGGTGGCCGTCGTCACCGGCGCCGGACAGGGCATCGGCGCGGCGACCGCGCACCGGCTGGCCGCCGAGGGCGCCGCCGTCGCCGTGGTCGACCTCGACGAGGAGCGCAGCCGGGCGGTCGCCGACGAGATCACCGCGAACGGCGGCCGGGCCGTCGGCATCGGCTGCGACGTGACCGACCCCGCGGCGGTGGCCGCGATGAGCGACCGGGTGGTGCAGGCGTACGGCGGGTTGCACGTGCTGGTGAACAACGCCGGCATCACCCGCGACGACCTGCTGTTCAAGATGCCCCTGCCACACTGGGAGGCGGTGCTGACCACCAACCTGACCAGCATGTTCCTCTGCTGCCAGGCCGCCCAACAGCACATGGTCGCGGCCCGCTACGGCCGGATCGTCAACCTCAGCAGCCGCTCCGCCCTCGGCAACCGGGGCCAGGTCAACTACGCGGCGGCCAAGGCGGGGGTGCAGGGTCTGACGGCCACTCTCGCCATCGAACTCGGCCCGTACAACGTCACGGTCAACGCCGTCGCCCCGGGCTACGTGGCCACCGCGATGACCGCCGCCACCGCGCAGCGGGTCGGCAGCAGTCCGGAGGAGCATCAGCGGATGGTCGCCGAGCACACCCCGCTGCGCCGGGTCGCCCAGCCGACCGAGATCGCTTCGGTGATCGCCTTTCTGGCCAGCGACGACGCGTCGTACGTCAGCGGACAGACCCTGTACGTCAACGGCGGCGCGCGCTGA
- a CDS encoding long-chain fatty acid--CoA ligase yields MTALSLAMVLAESARRHADTVAVVDGDTRVTYAELWLEARSYAAGLREWGVGPGDKVALLAPNVVDFPRVYYGALAAGAVLVPVHLLLTVDEAAHVLTDSGTKLLVCHSSQLALGAAAAAAAGVPLVTVGPAVAGAVAPRLEELSHPLPPLPSYVTRSAEDPAVVLYTSGTTGVPKGAVLTHLNLVMNATVNVFDANDARRTDVVLGCLPLFHSFGQTVAMNGTFRIGATLVLLSRFTGPAAIDLMLREGVDVFHGVPTMYVALLDAARDRDDLPRLRLCVSGGASLPVAVLERFHAAFQTTVFEGYGLSETSPTATTNQPHFGTRAGTIGHPVWGVEVEIARAEVDERIELLPTGELGEIVIRGHNVFAGYLGRPEATAEAVVDGWFRSGDLGRKDADGFITIIDRKKDMIIRGGFNVYPREVEEVLAGHPAVGQVAVIGVPDPLHGEEVCAVVVADPAGPGLPDEQEMIDWSREHLGRHKYPRQVRYVDDLPLGPSHKVLKRELRRRMAPPD; encoded by the coding sequence ATGACCGCGCTGTCGCTGGCCATGGTGCTGGCCGAGTCCGCCCGCCGGCACGCCGACACCGTCGCGGTGGTCGACGGCGACACCCGCGTGACGTACGCCGAGCTGTGGCTGGAGGCGCGCAGCTACGCCGCCGGGCTGCGCGAGTGGGGGGTCGGCCCCGGCGACAAGGTGGCCCTGCTGGCCCCGAACGTGGTGGACTTCCCCCGGGTCTACTACGGGGCCCTCGCCGCCGGCGCGGTGCTCGTCCCGGTGCACCTGCTGCTGACCGTGGACGAAGCGGCGCACGTGCTGACCGACAGCGGCACGAAGCTGCTGGTGTGCCACAGCTCCCAGCTCGCCCTGGGCGCCGCCGCCGCGGCGGCGGCCGGCGTGCCGCTGGTGACCGTCGGGCCGGCGGTCGCCGGCGCGGTCGCGCCCCGCCTGGAGGAGCTGAGCCACCCGCTGCCACCGCTGCCGTCGTACGTCACCCGGTCGGCGGAGGATCCGGCGGTGGTGCTCTACACCAGCGGCACCACCGGAGTGCCCAAGGGCGCCGTGCTCACCCACCTCAACCTGGTCATGAACGCCACCGTGAACGTCTTCGACGCCAACGACGCGCGCAGGACGGACGTAGTGCTCGGCTGCCTGCCGCTGTTCCACAGCTTCGGCCAGACGGTGGCGATGAACGGCACCTTCCGGATCGGCGCGACACTGGTGCTGCTGAGCCGGTTCACCGGGCCGGCCGCCATCGACCTGATGCTGCGTGAGGGGGTGGACGTCTTCCACGGCGTGCCCACCATGTACGTGGCGCTGCTCGACGCCGCCCGGGACCGGGACGACCTGCCCCGGCTGCGGCTCTGCGTCTCCGGCGGGGCGTCGCTGCCGGTGGCCGTGCTGGAACGGTTCCACGCCGCCTTCCAGACGACGGTCTTCGAAGGGTACGGGCTCTCCGAGACCTCACCCACCGCCACCACCAACCAGCCGCACTTCGGCACCCGCGCCGGGACCATCGGGCACCCGGTCTGGGGCGTGGAGGTGGAGATCGCCCGCGCGGAGGTGGACGAGCGGATCGAGCTGCTGCCGACCGGAGAGCTCGGCGAGATCGTCATCCGGGGGCACAACGTTTTCGCCGGTTACCTGGGGCGGCCCGAGGCGACCGCGGAGGCGGTGGTGGACGGCTGGTTCCGTAGCGGTGACCTGGGACGCAAGGACGCCGACGGGTTCATCACCATCATCGACCGGAAGAAGGACATGATCATCCGGGGCGGCTTCAACGTCTACCCACGCGAGGTGGAGGAGGTCCTTGCCGGGCACCCGGCGGTCGGCCAGGTGGCGGTGATCGGGGTGCCCGACCCGCTTCACGGCGAGGAGGTCTGCGCGGTGGTGGTGGCGGACCCGGCCGGCCCGGGCCTGCCCGACGAGCAGGAGATGATCGACTGGTCGCGGGAGCATCTGGGCCGGCACAAGTACCCGCGGCAGGTCCGGTACGTCGACGACCTGCCGCTCGGGCCGAGCCACAAGGTGCTCAAGCGGGAACTGCGACGCCGGATGGCCCCGCCCGACTGA
- a CDS encoding ABC transporter permease → MPALLQMVKAETRLFLRDSATVGFGVLFPAGLLLALGAVPALREPSPATGGLRSIDVWAPTALVFGMVMIAVQHLPAVIATYRERGILRRLSTTPAHPRTVLLAQMIVAFASVVVSAALMILLAWAVLDIAPPERPLEFVVAFVAGYAALLGVGMISAAVARTGSAANQIGTLLFVALMFTGGAFLPRVLMPDVLREAGEFIPPGLQALTAAWSAEAGEATATAGGQPFWLQIAVMAGIAVVASAIAAKLFRWE, encoded by the coding sequence ATGCCTGCTCTTCTGCAGATGGTCAAGGCGGAGACGAGGCTCTTCCTTCGCGACTCGGCCACCGTCGGCTTCGGTGTGCTGTTCCCGGCGGGACTCCTGCTCGCGCTGGGCGCCGTCCCGGCGCTCAGAGAGCCGTCGCCGGCAACCGGCGGCCTCCGGTCCATCGACGTCTGGGCCCCGACCGCACTGGTGTTCGGGATGGTGATGATCGCCGTGCAGCACCTCCCGGCGGTGATCGCGACGTATCGTGAGCGCGGTATCCTGCGCAGGCTGTCGACGACGCCCGCGCATCCACGGACCGTTCTGCTCGCGCAGATGATCGTGGCGTTCGCCTCGGTGGTCGTCTCCGCGGCGCTCATGATCCTGCTCGCGTGGGCGGTGCTCGACATCGCGCCGCCCGAGCGGCCCCTGGAGTTCGTCGTCGCCTTCGTCGCCGGCTACGCGGCGCTGCTCGGGGTCGGCATGATCTCCGCGGCCGTGGCCCGTACGGGCAGCGCCGCGAACCAGATCGGCACGCTGCTGTTCGTTGCGCTGATGTTCACCGGCGGCGCGTTCCTGCCCCGTGTCCTCATGCCCGACGTGCTGCGCGAGGCCGGCGAGTTCATACCGCCCGGGCTGCAGGCGCTCACCGCGGCGTGGTCCGCCGAAGCGGGCGAGGCCACCGCCACCGCCGGCGGGCAGCCCTTCTGGCTGCAGATCGCCGTGATGGCCGGCATTGCGGTCGTCGCGAGCGCGATCGCCGCCAAGCTCTTCCGCTGGGAGTAG